In Porites lutea chromosome 9, jaPorLute2.1, whole genome shotgun sequence, a single window of DNA contains:
- the LOC140948988 gene encoding integrase/recombinase xerD homolog, with protein sequence MSQMRSYLSFCVYYGYQPLPTAALTLNRYAAFLARSLSASSIPAYLNAIRILHLEHGLSDPTKNNFQLASTLRGIKRVKGLTVSQKKPITPQILLAFKSHLHLDSPLHATFWAVCLVAFFGLLRKANLLCKGSTKFDPSKHLRRGDILFFNDWAIIINRWSKTIQFSQRILTVPLPRIAPHPLCPYTALRHAFGLVPAPLSGPAFIIPASTEGGLTPLTYGKFDCLLKLVAAKTNLDPSQVSGHSLRSGGATLAFQAQIPAELIKRLGDWQSDAYRSYIHIPVKDRMLAVKRLASFV encoded by the coding sequence ATGAGTCAAATGCGTTCATACCTCTCCTTTTGTGTATACTACGGCTACCAACCTCTCCCAACAGCAGCATTAACCCTTAATCGCTATGCAGCTTTTCTAGCAAGGTCACTCTCAGCATCCTCCATCCCAGCCTATTTAAATGCGATTCGCATTCTACACCTTGAACATGGTCTGTCTGACCCaaccaaaaacaattttcaattggCATCTACACTTCGAGGAATCAAGCGTGTAAAAGGTTTAACAGTGTCCCAAAAGAAGCCGATTACACCCCAGATCCTATTAGCCTTCAAGAGTCATTTACATTTGGACAGCCCTTTACATGCAACCTTCTGGGCAGTTTGCCTCGTAGCGTTCTTTGGCCTCCTTCGTAAGGCGAATTTGCTATGCAAAGGATCAACAAAGTTTGACCCATCCAAACACCTGCGTCGAGGAGATATCCTCTTCTTCAATGACTGGGCCATCATTATCAATCGATGGTCGAAGACCATCCAATTTAGTCAGCGCATTTTAACTGTTCCGTTACCTCGCATTGCTCCACATCCACTCTGCCCTTACACCGCTCTCAGACATGCCTTTGGCTTGGTACCAGCACCTTTATCGGGCCCAGCCTTTATCATTCCAGCATCCACGGAGGGGGGCCTGACTCCTCTGACTTATGGAAAGTTTGACTGCCTTCTAAAACTAGTCGCAGCCAAGACGAACTTGGACCCGTCTCAAGTTAGTGGACATAGTCTTCGCTCGGGCGGGGCCACTCTGGCTTTTCAAGCTCAAATCCCTGCAGAACTGATTAAGCGTTTAGGAGACTGGCAGTCAGATGCTTATAGGTCTTATATCCACATCCCAGTTAAAGACAGAATGCTAGCAGTTAAGCGTCTCGCTtcgtttgtttag